From one Peredibacter starrii genomic stretch:
- the gyrB gene encoding DNA topoisomerase (ATP-hydrolyzing) subunit B, with product MNQTPDSIAKVNTEYTADKIKILEGLEAVRKRPGMYIGDTGFRGFHHCVYEIVDNAVDEALAGYCTEIKVVIHVDNSLTVIDNGRGIPTDIHPTEGISAAEIVYTKLHAGGKFNEDGGAYKVSGGLHGVGASVVNALSKWVRLEIKKHGKLHRLEFNHGEAKEPLKVIGDCDPKDTGTMVTFKSDNEIFEVHEYNYDTLANRFREMAFLNKGLKISIQDERSDKGEVFHYEGGLSEFVNYLNRAKTPIHKEPVYFSQSRENYEVEVAMQWTDGYSETMTSYANNINTPEGGVHVSGFKTALTRVLNNYAKDNNLLKNIKIALTGDDMREGLTAIVSVKLTNPQFEGQTKSKLGNSEVEGIVNSLVGDRFKIYLEENPNVGKTIIKKSTDAAAAREAARKARELTRRKTALDFSGLPGKMADCQEKNPELCEIYIVEGDSAGGSAKQGRDRRTQAVLPLKGKILNVEKARYDKMLSSDEIKYLVQAIGTSIGKDSFDISKLRYYKIVIMTDADVDGSHIRTLLLTLFYRQFPEIIERGHLYIAQPPLYKYKKGKNERYLKDGGELESYLVSSSLSDSEITIDGQSTDVDTVKSLVNKFRNYNGNLESYDRHYDAHFLRMLVEDGTLKVDMMKDKAKLTTYVDALNAKLKETGHVSLKKYELKIEDDIKNMGFQIRVQVQSSLKTKNFRIGMNFVDSSEFADLINQNDGLKRYLKSEFVLKHQGNQSKHSGLLDFATFVSNEGRQGAYIQRYKGLGEMNPEQLWETTMNPANRTLLQVKIEDTIDADQVFSVLMGDQVDPRREFVETNALNVRNLDI from the coding sequence ACAACGCTGTCGATGAGGCACTTGCCGGTTATTGTACAGAAATTAAAGTTGTTATCCATGTTGATAACTCTTTAACTGTAATCGATAACGGTCGTGGTATTCCGACTGACATTCACCCTACTGAAGGAATTTCTGCTGCGGAAATCGTGTACACGAAACTTCACGCCGGCGGTAAGTTCAACGAAGACGGTGGTGCTTATAAAGTATCAGGTGGTCTACACGGTGTAGGTGCTTCAGTTGTGAACGCACTTTCAAAGTGGGTACGTCTAGAAATTAAAAAACACGGCAAACTTCACCGTCTTGAATTCAATCATGGTGAAGCGAAAGAACCGCTAAAAGTAATTGGTGACTGTGATCCTAAAGACACAGGTACGATGGTTACATTTAAATCTGACAACGAAATCTTCGAAGTTCACGAGTATAACTACGATACTCTTGCAAACCGCTTCCGTGAGATGGCGTTCCTTAATAAAGGTCTAAAGATCTCTATTCAAGATGAGCGTTCAGACAAGGGCGAGGTTTTCCACTACGAGGGCGGACTTTCTGAGTTCGTTAACTATCTTAACCGTGCAAAAACTCCGATTCATAAAGAGCCAGTTTATTTTTCTCAGTCACGTGAGAACTATGAAGTGGAAGTGGCAATGCAGTGGACGGATGGTTACTCTGAGACCATGACTTCATACGCGAACAACATCAACACTCCAGAGGGTGGTGTTCACGTTTCAGGTTTCAAAACTGCTCTTACACGTGTGCTTAACAACTACGCAAAAGATAATAACCTTCTTAAAAACATCAAAATCGCTCTTACCGGCGATGATATGCGTGAAGGTCTGACTGCGATTGTTTCAGTGAAACTCACAAACCCTCAATTCGAAGGTCAAACCAAGTCAAAACTTGGTAACTCGGAAGTTGAAGGTATCGTGAACTCACTTGTGGGTGATCGTTTCAAAATTTACCTCGAGGAAAATCCAAACGTAGGTAAAACCATCATTAAAAAATCAACTGATGCTGCTGCTGCTCGTGAGGCCGCTCGTAAAGCGCGTGAACTTACTCGTCGTAAAACAGCATTGGATTTCTCTGGTCTCCCAGGGAAAATGGCCGACTGTCAGGAAAAGAACCCTGAGCTTTGTGAAATCTACATCGTAGAGGGTGACTCTGCGGGTGGTTCAGCTAAGCAAGGTCGTGACCGTCGTACTCAAGCGGTTCTTCCACTTAAGGGTAAGATCCTTAACGTTGAAAAGGCCCGCTACGATAAAATGTTATCAAGTGACGAAATTAAATATCTCGTTCAGGCGATCGGTACTTCGATTGGTAAAGATTCTTTCGATATCTCGAAACTTCGTTACTACAAAATCGTGATCATGACCGATGCGGACGTGGATGGATCGCACATTCGTACTCTTCTTCTGACTCTGTTCTATCGTCAGTTCCCGGAGATCATCGAGCGCGGTCACTTGTACATCGCTCAACCTCCTCTTTATAAATATAAGAAAGGTAAAAATGAGCGTTACTTGAAAGATGGCGGCGAACTTGAGTCGTACCTGGTTTCAAGCTCACTTTCTGATTCAGAAATTACAATTGATGGTCAATCAACAGATGTTGATACAGTGAAGTCACTTGTGAATAAGTTCAGAAATTACAACGGCAACCTTGAGTCTTATGACCGTCACTACGACGCTCACTTCTTAAGAATGCTGGTTGAAGATGGAACACTTAAAGTTGATATGATGAAGGACAAGGCAAAACTTACTACGTACGTTGATGCCCTAAATGCCAAGCTAAAAGAAACTGGCCACGTATCACTTAAGAAATACGAACTTAAAATTGAAGACGATATCAAGAACATGGGTTTCCAAATCCGCGTTCAAGTTCAGTCTTCGCTTAAAACTAAGAACTTCAGAATTGGTATGAATTTCGTAGATTCTTCGGAGTTTGCTGATCTTATCAACCAGAATGATGGTCTTAAACGTTACTTGAAATCAGAATTCGTTCTGAAGCATCAAGGAAATCAATCGAAGCACAGTGGGCTTCTTGATTTTGCTACTTTCGTTTCAAACGAAGGCCGCCAAGGTGCTTACATTCAGCGATATAAGGGTCTAGGAGAGATGAACCCAGAGCAACTTTGGGAAACAACTATGAATCCGGCCAACCGTACTCTTCTTCAAGTGAAGATTGAAGATACGATCGATGCGGACCAGGTGTTCTCAGTTCTAATGGGTGACCAGGTAGATCCACGTAGAGAATTTGTGGAAACAAATGCTCTGAATGTTCGTAACCTCGATATTTAA
- the gyrA gene encoding DNA gyrase subunit A, which produces MADDNNNSEVNHGNITPLLIQDEMKNCYLDYAMSVIVGRALPDVRDGFKPVHRRVLYAMHMLNNYHNRPYLKSARIVGDVIGKYHPHGDSAVYGALVRLAQDFSMRYPIIDGQGNFGSIDGDNAAAMRYTEARMQKLTNDMLGDIDKETVDWQDNYDGSLQEPTVLPTKIPNLLINGSAGIAVGMATNIPPHNLTEVMNGLLAIIDNSAVTVHDLIKIIPGPDFPTAGAIHGTAGIQQAYHTGKGVIQVRAKADIEVKKNDREQIVITELPYQVNKAKLIEKIAELVTEKAIEGISDIRDESSREGIRVVIDIKKGEQGAVILNRLYKQTQMQVSFGIIFLSIYNGQPKVMDLKEQLLCFIEHRREIVIRRTTYELKKAKERAHILEGLKIAVENIDAIVELIKKAEGPAQAKDQLMHKFTLSAIQAQAVLDMRLQRLTGLERDKIIADYEAVMKEIARLEGILGSEDQIRGIIRAEFVEIRENYGDARRTEIIAQADEIQMEDLIKNEEVIVTITQKGYLKRMATDTYRAQKRGGKGVKGADLEDDFYTSIFTADTHDNLMIFTDKGTVFQIKVYHIPEGQRTSKGRNIVNIINVPADEKVKEIITVPKDAEGSFLVFATKHGIVKKSELSEYKNMRQNGLKAIKVVDGDEVLAVRITDGKKDVLLASSAGKSIRFHEDDCRAQGRVSQGVKGMSLDENESVIGMEIIDETSEILTVTSRGYGKRSAAEEYRKQSRGGKGILAMKLTEKTGDIMAILPVTDKDDLMIITDKGQVIRTKISGISLLGRNTQGVRLINVKPDEKVVAVEKIAESDDDGSDGEATETPVQ; this is translated from the coding sequence ATGGCTGACGATAATAACAACTCAGAAGTAAATCACGGGAATATCACTCCTCTTTTGATTCAAGATGAGATGAAAAACTGTTACCTCGATTACGCAATGTCGGTAATCGTTGGTCGTGCACTACCAGATGTACGTGATGGTTTTAAGCCGGTTCACCGCCGCGTTCTCTATGCCATGCACATGCTTAACAACTACCACAACCGTCCGTACTTGAAGTCGGCGCGTATCGTGGGTGACGTTATCGGTAAATATCACCCGCACGGTGACTCTGCTGTATACGGCGCTCTTGTTCGTCTTGCTCAGGACTTCTCAATGAGATATCCGATCATCGATGGTCAAGGTAACTTCGGTTCGATCGACGGTGATAACGCCGCGGCCATGCGATACACAGAAGCAAGAATGCAAAAGCTCACCAACGATATGCTTGGTGACATTGATAAAGAAACTGTGGACTGGCAGGACAACTATGATGGTTCATTACAAGAGCCTACAGTTCTTCCAACTAAGATCCCTAACCTACTCATCAACGGATCTGCTGGTATCGCCGTAGGTATGGCGACCAACATTCCTCCGCACAACTTAACAGAAGTGATGAATGGTCTATTGGCCATCATCGATAACTCTGCGGTTACAGTTCATGATCTTATTAAGATCATTCCTGGTCCGGACTTCCCGACTGCGGGTGCAATTCACGGTACTGCTGGTATTCAGCAGGCCTACCACACTGGTAAAGGTGTCATTCAAGTTCGTGCTAAAGCTGATATTGAAGTTAAGAAAAATGATCGCGAGCAAATCGTTATCACTGAACTTCCATACCAGGTGAACAAAGCAAAACTCATCGAGAAAATCGCTGAGCTCGTAACTGAAAAAGCGATCGAAGGTATCTCTGATATCCGCGATGAATCTTCACGTGAAGGTATCCGAGTTGTTATCGATATCAAAAAAGGCGAACAAGGAGCTGTGATCCTTAACCGTCTTTATAAGCAAACTCAGATGCAGGTTTCTTTCGGTATTATCTTCCTGTCGATCTACAACGGTCAGCCGAAGGTAATGGATCTTAAAGAACAACTTCTTTGTTTCATCGAGCACCGTCGTGAAATCGTCATCCGTCGTACAACTTATGAACTCAAAAAAGCAAAAGAGCGCGCTCACATTTTAGAGGGTCTCAAAATTGCGGTTGAGAACATTGATGCGATTGTTGAATTGATCAAAAAAGCCGAGGGTCCTGCCCAAGCTAAAGATCAGTTAATGCATAAATTCACTCTTTCTGCGATTCAGGCACAAGCTGTCTTGGATATGCGTCTACAACGCTTAACGGGTCTAGAGCGTGATAAGATCATCGCTGACTACGAAGCTGTCATGAAAGAGATCGCCCGCTTAGAGGGAATTCTAGGTTCAGAAGATCAAATCCGCGGAATCATCCGTGCTGAGTTTGTTGAAATCCGTGAAAATTACGGTGATGCTCGTCGTACTGAGATCATTGCTCAGGCAGATGAAATTCAGATGGAAGATCTGATTAAGAACGAAGAAGTGATTGTGACGATTACGCAGAAAGGTTACTTGAAGCGTATGGCGACTGACACTTACCGCGCTCAAAAACGTGGTGGTAAAGGTGTGAAAGGTGCAGACCTTGAAGACGATTTCTACACTTCAATCTTCACGGCCGATACTCATGATAACCTCATGATCTTCACAGATAAGGGTACTGTATTCCAGATTAAGGTTTACCACATCCCTGAAGGTCAACGTACATCGAAAGGTCGTAACATCGTTAACATCATTAACGTTCCGGCCGACGAAAAAGTAAAAGAGATCATTACTGTTCCTAAGGACGCAGAAGGCTCGTTCCTGGTATTTGCTACTAAGCATGGTATCGTGAAGAAGTCTGAGCTTTCTGAGTATAAGAACATGAGACAGAACGGTCTTAAGGCGATCAAAGTTGTTGATGGTGACGAAGTTCTTGCCGTAAGAATTACTGATGGTAAGAAAGACGTTCTTCTGGCTTCTTCTGCTGGTAAATCGATCCGCTTCCATGAAGATGATTGCCGTGCTCAGGGACGTGTGTCTCAGGGTGTGAAAGGCATGAGTCTTGATGAGAATGAATCAGTGATCGGTATGGAAATCATTGATGAAACATCTGAGATCCTGACTGTTACTTCACGTGGTTATGGTAAGCGTTCAGCTGCTGAAGAGTACCGTAAGCAGTCTCGTGGCGGTAAAGGTATTCTTGCTATGAAACTCACTGAGAAAACTGGTGATATCATGGCGATCCTACCTGTGACTGATAAAGACGATCTGATGATCATCACTGACAAAGGTCAGGTGATCAGAACGAAAATCTCGGGCATTTCGCTTCTAGGCCGTAACACTCAAGGTGTTCGTCTGATTAACGTTAAACCTGACGAAAAAGTTGTAGCAGTTGAGAAAATTGCTGAATCAGATGATGATGGATCAGATGGTGAAGCAACTGAGACACCTGTACAATAA